The following are encoded in a window of Thermoanaerobacter ethanolicus JW 200 genomic DNA:
- a CDS encoding HD-GYP domain-containing protein: MEFALLVLDYDGYYKLEIAGGYCDGNCSVCRKCTNNRNIVTLIREENAEFYQKYVLDHQTRTAELCKKVSKAFSLDESEKRILIQSALLHDIGKLLINFKILSKDTSLSPFERRIMEFHPSKGAEWLRERGFPEEIVTIVETHHERYDGIGYPYGLKGNEIPFLARILAVCDAADAMMSGRHYKAAVEKKFIIEELLKNSGSQFDPMVARTMIEITHEEEMANV, from the coding sequence GTGGAATTTGCACTTCTCGTTTTAGACTATGACGGCTACTATAAGCTTGAAATTGCAGGCGGATACTGTGACGGAAACTGCAGTGTGTGCAGGAAATGCACAAACAACAGAAACATTGTCACACTCATCAGAGAAGAAAATGCAGAGTTTTATCAAAAGTACGTTCTAGACCACCAGACAAGAACAGCTGAGTTATGTAAAAAAGTATCAAAAGCTTTTTCTCTCGATGAAAGCGAAAAAAGAATTTTAATTCAATCTGCACTGTTGCATGATATAGGAAAATTGCTAATAAATTTTAAAATTCTGTCAAAGGATACATCACTTTCACCCTTTGAAAGGCGAATAATGGAGTTTCACCCTTCAAAGGGTGCAGAGTGGCTCAGAGAAAGAGGTTTTCCTGAGGAAATTGTAACAATTGTTGAAACTCATCATGAAAGATACGACGGGATAGGTTATCCTTATGGATTGAAAGGGAATGAAATACCTTTCTTAGCGAGGATTCTAGCTGTATGTGACGCAGCTGATGCTATGATGTCAGGGAGACATTATAAGGCAGCTGTTGAAAAAAAGTTTATAATTGAAGAGCTACTTAAAAACTCAGGAAGTCAATTTGACCCTATGGTTGCAAGGACAATGATTGAAATTACACATGAGGAGGAGATGGCTAATGTTTAA